One genomic region from Halococcus qingdaonensis encodes:
- a CDS encoding Hsp20/alpha crystallin family protein, which yields MQPGDRDDSDPFDDIFDEIERMMNGMMNGNVDIRTEGMGTDAHIDIQEDGELVRVIADMPGVAKDAIDLTCDGRHVTIDAASNRREFDERVSLPVRVDEQSANASYNNGVLEVVFERADTSADIDL from the coding sequence ATGCAACCGGGCGACCGTGACGACAGCGATCCCTTCGACGACATCTTCGACGAAATCGAGCGGATGATGAACGGCATGATGAACGGCAACGTCGACATCCGAACCGAGGGGATGGGCACCGACGCCCACATCGATATCCAAGAGGACGGCGAGCTCGTGCGCGTGATCGCCGACATGCCGGGCGTCGCCAAGGACGCCATCGATCTCACCTGCGACGGTCGCCACGTCACCATCGACGCCGCGAGCAACCGCCGCGAGTTCGACGAACGCGTCTCGCTGCCGGTCCGCGTCGACGAACAGTCCGCGAACGCCTCCTACAACAACGGCGTCCTCGAAGTCGTCTTCGAGCGCGCCGACACCTCCGCCGACATCGACCTCTAA
- a CDS encoding ATP-grasp domain-containing protein: MLTLAVATRKETFERMAAPLAERGIEVRHVATEERTVSITDPDDEWAGFDVGFVHPSRLMEGGVADALLDVPWVNDRDAILTSRNKAGVIARLARAGLPVPRTTLISNPIDEAELVELFSRFDPPIVVKPNSTTRGTGVVKITDRDSFLGVADYLGLIHRNPATGDRSFLVQEYIEDATDYRAMCIDGRYAGAVERRLPDAARAAGDWKHNVHRGAEATGVDLSDDLRDLAERTARLLDIPWLGVDLLVTDDRVVVSETNARPTIDDETKYEPRFYDDLAALIEAQV; encoded by the coding sequence ATGCTCACTCTCGCCGTCGCCACACGGAAGGAGACCTTCGAGCGAATGGCCGCCCCGCTCGCCGAGCGCGGCATCGAGGTTCGCCACGTCGCAACCGAGGAGCGAACCGTCTCGATCACCGATCCAGACGACGAGTGGGCAGGCTTCGACGTCGGCTTCGTCCATCCGTCGCGCCTCATGGAGGGTGGCGTCGCCGACGCGCTGCTCGACGTACCGTGGGTCAACGACCGCGACGCGATCTTGACCTCGCGGAACAAGGCCGGGGTCATCGCCCGCCTCGCGCGCGCGGGACTCCCCGTCCCGCGGACGACGCTGATCTCGAACCCCATTGACGAGGCCGAGCTCGTGGAGCTGTTCTCCCGATTCGATCCGCCGATCGTCGTGAAACCGAACTCGACGACGCGGGGGACGGGCGTGGTGAAGATCACCGATCGCGATTCGTTTCTCGGCGTGGCGGACTATCTCGGGCTCATCCACCGGAATCCGGCGACTGGCGACCGTTCGTTTCTGGTCCAGGAATATATCGAGGACGCGACCGACTACCGCGCGATGTGTATCGACGGACGCTACGCAGGCGCGGTTGAGCGCCGACTCCCTGACGCGGCCCGCGCCGCGGGCGACTGGAAACACAACGTCCACCGGGGGGCCGAGGCCACGGGCGTGGATCTCTCCGACGATCTCCGAGATCTCGCCGAGCGCACTGCACGACTGCTCGACATCCCGTGGCTCGGCGTCGATCTACTCGTCACCGACGATCGCGTAGTGGTTTCCGAGACCAACGCGCGCCCGACGATCGACGACGAAACGAAGTACGAACCCCGGTTCTACGACGATCTCGCGGCCCTGATCGAAGCTCAAGTGTGA
- a CDS encoding 50S ribosomal protein L16: protein MADKPASMYREISKPAYTRKEYITGIPGSKIAQHKMGDVRADPEEFPVQISLSVEEEIQLRHGALESSRLSANRYLLKNLGEGNYKMILRKFPHHVLRENKQATGAGADRVSDGMRQAFGKPVGTAARVDANERIFTIWCDVDQADVAKEALRRAYNKLGSPCDVTVERGAELLVR, encoded by the coding sequence ATGGCCGACAAACCCGCCTCGATGTATCGGGAGATATCCAAACCCGCATACACCCGCAAGGAGTATATCACCGGCATTCCCGGGTCGAAGATCGCCCAGCACAAGATGGGCGACGTCCGCGCCGACCCCGAGGAGTTCCCGGTCCAGATCAGCCTCTCGGTCGAGGAGGAGATCCAGCTCCGCCACGGCGCGCTCGAATCTTCACGGCTCTCGGCGAACCGCTATCTCCTCAAGAATCTCGGCGAGGGCAACTACAAGATGATCCTCCGGAAGTTCCCCCATCACGTGCTTCGGGAGAACAAACAGGCGACCGGCGCGGGCGCGGACCGCGTTTCGGACGGGATGCGCCAGGCGTTCGGCAAACCCGTGGGCACCGCTGCCCGCGTCGATGCCAACGAGCGCATCTTCACCATCTGGTGTGACGTCGATCAGGCCGACGTGGCCAAAGAGGCGCTCCGACGTGCGTACAACAAGCTCGGCTCGCCCTGTGACGTCACCGTCGAGCGCGGTGCCGAACTGCTCGTCAGATAA
- a CDS encoding glutathione S-transferase family protein, producing the protein MNQLVDGEWRTDIYETTNDDGEFDREETSFRNWVKADPDAEFPAEAGRYHLYVSYACPWAHRTLVTRALRGLEDVISVDIVDPYRENDGWQFTPTREGATTDSQNDFDYLRETYVAADPDFTGRVTVPVLWDKEKETIVNNESEEIMRMLDTAFAEFGNDVTLYPEGYREAIDETIDAIYDPINNGVYRAGFADTQEAYENAVGDLFDALDHWEGVLADQRYLCGDVPTEADVAMFTTLVRFDDVYHTHFKCNVRKIAEYPNLWNYLKELYQLPGVADTVWMDHITEHYYETHTDVNPKGIVAVGPDHDFDADHDRDRLAGGPPEELRQTTSTAD; encoded by the coding sequence GTGAACCAACTCGTCGACGGGGAGTGGCGGACCGACATCTACGAAACGACGAACGACGACGGAGAATTCGACAGAGAGGAGACCAGTTTCAGGAACTGGGTGAAAGCCGATCCCGACGCGGAATTCCCGGCCGAGGCGGGGCGCTACCATCTCTACGTCTCCTATGCCTGCCCGTGGGCACACCGGACGCTCGTGACGCGCGCACTACGCGGCCTCGAGGACGTCATCTCGGTCGATATCGTCGATCCCTACCGCGAGAACGACGGCTGGCAGTTCACACCCACGCGCGAGGGCGCGACGACCGACTCGCAGAACGATTTCGACTACCTCCGGGAAACCTACGTCGCGGCCGATCCCGATTTCACGGGTCGCGTGACTGTGCCCGTGCTCTGGGACAAAGAAAAGGAGACCATCGTCAACAACGAATCCGAGGAGATCATGCGGATGCTCGACACGGCCTTCGCGGAGTTCGGCAACGACGTAACCCTCTATCCCGAGGGCTATCGAGAGGCGATCGACGAGACCATCGACGCCATCTACGATCCCATCAACAACGGCGTCTATCGGGCAGGCTTCGCCGACACGCAGGAGGCCTACGAGAACGCCGTCGGCGATCTCTTCGACGCGCTCGACCACTGGGAGGGAGTGCTCGCCGACCAGCGCTATCTCTGTGGCGACGTCCCCACCGAAGCCGACGTCGCCATGTTCACGACGCTCGTCAGGTTCGACGATGTCTACCATACCCACTTCAAATGCAACGTCCGAAAGATCGCCGAATATCCCAACCTCTGGAACTACCTGAAGGAGCTCTACCAACTGCCTGGCGTGGCCGACACGGTATGGATGGACCACATCACGGAACACTACTACGAGACCCACACCGACGTCAATCCGAAAGGCATCGTCGCCGTCGGTCCCGATCACGATTTCGACGCCGACCACGATCGCGATCGGCTGGCCGGTGGGCCGCCCGAGGAACTTCGGCAGACCACCTCGACCGCCGACTGA
- a CDS encoding DUF192 domain-containing protein, with amino-acid sequence MNRGRVLNVLFALAVVALALTTAVATGVVPPPATLFDTGEYDHAEIMITNNCSQELGTVDVRIAESRQQKIVGLSETATLRNGSGMLFPYDESGDHTYVMRGMDFPLDIVFIGDDGRINAIESAPAPGPNQDGNDIQRTGTGKYVLEVPRGWMESHGIDVGHRVTVDRS; translated from the coding sequence GTGAACCGCGGGCGCGTTCTCAACGTCCTGTTCGCGCTGGCCGTCGTCGCGCTGGCCCTGACGACGGCCGTCGCCACCGGCGTCGTGCCGCCGCCAGCGACGCTGTTCGACACCGGCGAGTACGATCACGCCGAGATCATGATCACGAACAACTGCTCACAGGAGTTGGGGACGGTCGACGTCCGCATCGCCGAATCGCGCCAGCAGAAGATCGTCGGCCTCTCCGAGACCGCCACCCTCCGGAACGGCTCGGGCATGCTCTTCCCATACGACGAATCGGGCGACCACACCTACGTGATGCGCGGGATGGACTTCCCGCTCGACATCGTGTTCATTGGGGACGACGGTCGCATCAACGCCATCGAGAGCGCGCCCGCACCCGGACCGAACCAGGACGGCAACGACATCCAACGCACCGGCACGGGGAAATACGTCCTCGAAGTACCTCGCGGCTGGATGGAGAGTCACGGGATCGATGTCGGTCATCGCGTAACGGTCGACCGCTCGTGA
- a CDS encoding ABC transporter ATP-binding protein — MSFSSDDEDPFEDQREGTDNAMRRLFAEYGRKNAFSFLVGTLTSLVARMLDLLPPLLLGIAIDAVLNQNQPFGLGPVPQAWLPTTRTQQFWLIAGIIAFAFFGGAIFHYGRNWGWNSFSQNIQHQIRTDTYDKMQRLNMDFFADKQTGEMMSVLSNDVNRLEQFLNGGMNSVFRLTAMVLGIATVMFLTNWQLALIALSPIPLIGGFTYYFVKKIQPKYAAVRSSVGEMNSRLENNLGGIQVIKSTNTEGYESDRVDDVSQSYYDAQWGAIKVRIKFFPTLRVISGIGFVATFIVGGIWVFQGPPGPFTSNLSVGLFTTFILYTQRFIWPMAQFGQIINMYQRARASAERIFGLMDEPSRLAQDPDAEELAVSEGRVEYDDVNFGYDEDERTVKDVSFDVAGGETVALVGPTGAGKSTVLKLLLRMYDVDDGEIRIDGQDIGDVTLSSLRRSIGYVSQDSYLFYGTVKENIAYGSFDATDEEIVDAAKAAEAHEFIENLPDGYETMAGERGVKLSGGQRQRITIARAILKDPAILVLDEATSDVDTETEMLIQRSLDRLTEDRTTFSIAHRLSTIKDADGIVVLEDGQVKEHGTHEELLELGELYANLWAVQAGEIDELPEEFVERATQRQAQTEAGTGD; from the coding sequence ATGAGTTTTTCTTCCGACGACGAGGATCCTTTTGAGGATCAACGGGAGGGGACCGACAACGCCATGCGACGGCTGTTCGCCGAGTACGGTCGCAAGAACGCTTTCTCCTTTCTCGTCGGCACGCTGACGAGTCTGGTCGCGCGGATGCTCGATCTGCTGCCGCCGCTACTGCTCGGTATCGCCATCGACGCCGTGCTCAATCAGAACCAGCCGTTCGGGCTGGGGCCGGTTCCACAGGCGTGGTTGCCGACCACCCGCACCCAGCAATTCTGGCTCATCGCCGGCATCATCGCCTTCGCCTTCTTCGGCGGCGCGATCTTCCATTACGGGCGCAATTGGGGCTGGAACTCCTTCTCGCAGAACATCCAGCATCAGATCCGGACGGACACCTACGACAAGATGCAGCGGCTGAACATGGATTTCTTCGCCGACAAACAGACCGGCGAGATGATGTCCGTGCTCTCGAACGACGTGAATCGGTTGGAGCAGTTCTTGAATGGCGGGATGAACTCGGTGTTCCGGCTCACGGCGATGGTGCTCGGGATCGCGACCGTCATGTTCCTCACGAACTGGCAGCTCGCGCTCATCGCGCTCTCGCCGATCCCGCTGATCGGGGGGTTCACCTACTACTTCGTGAAGAAGATCCAGCCCAAGTACGCCGCCGTCCGCTCGTCGGTCGGCGAGATGAACTCCCGCCTCGAAAACAACCTCGGCGGGATCCAGGTGATCAAATCCACCAACACCGAGGGGTACGAGTCCGACCGCGTCGACGACGTCTCGCAGTCGTACTACGATGCCCAGTGGGGAGCGATCAAGGTGCGCATCAAGTTCTTCCCCACGCTGCGCGTCATCTCGGGGATCGGCTTCGTCGCGACGTTCATCGTCGGCGGCATCTGGGTGTTCCAGGGTCCACCGGGGCCGTTCACGAGCAACCTCTCGGTCGGGCTGTTCACCACGTTCATCCTCTACACGCAGCGGTTCATCTGGCCGATGGCGCAGTTCGGCCAGATCATCAACATGTATCAGCGCGCCCGCGCCTCCGCCGAGCGCATCTTCGGGCTGATGGACGAACCGAGCCGGCTCGCACAGGATCCCGACGCCGAGGAACTCGCCGTTTCGGAGGGACGCGTCGAATACGACGACGTGAACTTCGGCTACGACGAGGACGAGCGCACGGTCAAGGACGTCTCCTTCGACGTGGCCGGTGGTGAGACAGTCGCGCTCGTCGGTCCCACGGGAGCGGGGAAATCCACCGTGCTGAAACTCCTCCTCCGGATGTACGACGTCGACGACGGCGAGATCCGGATCGACGGCCAGGACATCGGTGACGTGACGCTGTCGAGCCTGCGCCGGTCGATCGGTTACGTGAGTCAAGACTCCTATCTGTTCTACGGCACGGTGAAGGAGAACATCGCCTACGGGAGTTTCGACGCCACCGACGAGGAGATCGTCGACGCCGCGAAGGCGGCCGAGGCCCACGAGTTCATCGAGAACCTCCCGGATGGCTACGAGACGATGGCCGGCGAGCGCGGCGTCAAACTCTCGGGCGGCCAGCGCCAGCGCATCACCATCGCACGAGCGATCCTCAAGGACCCCGCGATCCTCGTGCTCGACGAGGCGACTTCGGACGTCGACACCGAGACGGAGATGCTCATCCAGCGCAGCCTCGACCGGCTGACCGAGGATCGCACCACCTTCTCGATCGCCCACCGACTCTCGACGATCAAGGACGCCGACGGGATCGTCGTCTTGGAAGATGGCCAGGTGAAAGAACACGGCACCCACGAGGAACTGCTCGAACTGGGCGAGCTGTATGCGAACCTCTGGGCCGTCCAGGCCGGCGAGATCGACGAACTTCCCGAAGAGTTCGTCGAGCGCGCGACCCAGAGACAGGCCCAGACGGAAGCCGGAACGGGCGACTAG
- a CDS encoding DUF5789 family protein, whose protein sequence is MTDVDDTRQHGVEFGEFGDRMESFDYPIDHETLVDEHGDAEIGLPDGETRLDELLAPLQDEEQTYQDAAELETMILNLVGDDAIGRENYSDRGPSTATDGDDEQSL, encoded by the coding sequence ATGACTGACGTAGACGACACGCGACAGCATGGCGTCGAGTTCGGTGAGTTCGGCGATCGCATGGAATCGTTCGACTACCCGATCGATCACGAGACGCTCGTCGACGAACACGGCGACGCCGAGATCGGACTGCCCGACGGCGAGACGCGTCTCGACGAACTGCTCGCGCCGCTGCAGGACGAGGAGCAGACCTACCAGGATGCCGCCGAGCTCGAAACGATGATCCTGAATCTGGTCGGCGACGACGCGATCGGCCGCGAGAACTACTCCGATCGCGGCCCCTCGACCGCGACCGACGGCGACGACGAGCAGTCGCTCTAG